CGGATCCATCGCCGACGTCGCGATCGTGTGGGCGAACACCGACGACGGCATTCGCGGGTTCGTCGTTCCGACCAAAACGAAAGGCTTCGCCGCCAACGACGTGCATCGCAAGCTGTCGCTGCGGGCCTCGATCACGAGCGAGCTGGTGCTGCAAGACTGCCGCCTGCCGGCCGGGGCGCTGCTGCCCAAAGCCAAAGGCTTGAGCGGTCCGCTGGCGTGTCTGAACGAGGCGCGCTTCGGGATCATCTGGGGCGCGATGGGTGCGGGCCGCGCATGCTATGAGACCGCACTGGACTACGCCAAGACGCGCGTGCAGTTCGATCGCCCAATCGGCGGCTTTCAGATCACGCAGCAGAAGCTCGTGAACATGCTGCTCGAGCTCAACAAAGGCACCTTGCTCGCCCTGCACCTGGGGCGTAAGAAGGATGCCGGCCAGCTCCGGCCGGCCCAGGTCAGCTTCGGGAAGCTCAACAACGTGCGCGAGGCCCTGACCATCGCCCGCGAGGCGCGCACGATCCTGGGTGCCAACGGCGTGACCCTCGAGTACCCGGTCATCCGGCACATGAACAATCTCGAGTCGGTCCTCACCTACGAGGGCACCAGCGAGATGCACACCCTGATCGTCGGCAAGGAGATCACCGGCCTCGACGCCTTCGTGTAGCCCGGCCGAGGGACGAAGGGTTGACGGGGCCCCGACCCGCTTGGTAAACTGCGTGGGTTGTGGTCGAGAGCCGGCCGCGCTTCATTGCGCGCGCCGGCAAAAGAACCAAGCAGTACGCCTGGGCCCGTGGTTTAGGCGGACGAACCAACGCACTATAGGACGAGGATAACAGTGAAAAACATCCTTGGCCGCAAGGTTGGGATGACGAGCGTGTTTACCGATGACGGGCGTTACGTGCCCGTGACGGTGATCGAAGCCGGTCCCTGCACGGTCGTGGAGCGACGGACGAAGGAAAAGCATGGCTACGAAGCCGTCGCTTTGGGCTTCGGTTCCATTGCAAAGAGCCGCGTTACACGTGCCCTTGCCGGACATTTCAAAAAGAACGGCGCCGAGCCGGCGCGCTTCGTGCGCGAGTTCCGCGACGATATCGACGGTGTCGAAGCCGGGCAGACGGTAACCGTC
The window above is part of the Candidatus Baltobacteraceae bacterium genome. Proteins encoded here:
- a CDS encoding acyl-CoA dehydrogenase family protein codes for the protein MNAVALDPVDFLDVASLYTDEERIVRDTVRSFVRDRVLPNVAEWFEEGTLPRELGKQLGELGLLGMHLQGYGCAGASAVAYGIACMELEAGDAGVRSFASVQGSLAMYAIYRWGDDAQKDAWLPRMSAGEAIGCFGLTEPDFGSNPGGMRTFARRDGSDWVLNGTKMWITNGSIADVAIVWANTDDGIRGFVVPTKTKGFAANDVHRKLSLRASITSELVLQDCRLPAGALLPKAKGLSGPLACLNEARFGIIWGAMGAGRACYETALDYAKTRVQFDRPIGGFQITQQKLVNMLLELNKGTLLALHLGRKKDAGQLRPAQVSFGKLNNVREALTIAREARTILGANGVTLEYPVIRHMNNLESVLTYEGTSEMHTLIVGKEITGLDAFV